From a region of the Odocoileus virginianus isolate 20LAN1187 ecotype Illinois chromosome 1, Ovbor_1.2, whole genome shotgun sequence genome:
- the LOC110136888 gene encoding small ribosomal subunit protein uS9-like yields the protein MPSKGPLQSVQVFGRKKTATAVAHCKRGNGLIKVNGRPLEMIEPRTLQYKLLEPVLFLGKERFAGVDIRIRVKGGGHVAQIYAIHQSISKASVAYYQKYVDEASKKEIKDILIQYDRTLLVADPRRCESKKFGGPGARARY from the coding sequence ATGCCGTCCAAGGGCCCTCTGCAGTCGGTGCAAGTCTTCGGACGCAAGAAGACAGCCACCGCCGTGGCGCACTGCAAACGAGGTAATGGCCTCATCAAGGTGAACGGACGACCCCTGGAGATGATCGAACCGCGCACGCTGCAATACAAGTTACTGGAACCTGTTCTGTTCCTGGGCAAGGAGCGATTTGCTGGTGTGGACATCCGCATTCGAGTGAAGGGTGGTGGTCACGTGGCCCAGATTTACGCCATCCACCAGTCCATCTCCAAAGCCTCGGTGGCCTATTACCAGAAATATGTGGATGAGGCTTCCAAGAAGGAGATCAAAGACATCCTCATCCAGTACGACCGGACCCTGCTGGTAGCCGATCCCCGTCGCTGCGAATCCAAAAAGTTTGGAGGTCCTGGTGCCCGTGCCCGCTACTAG